A genomic region of Anas acuta chromosome 1, bAnaAcu1.1, whole genome shotgun sequence contains the following coding sequences:
- the DYRK2 gene encoding dual specificity tyrosine-phosphorylation-regulated kinase 2 isoform X3, with the protein MNEHLHVGSHGQIQVQQLFEDNSNKRTVLTTQPNGLTTLGKSGLPVVQDRQSESAHRRQGSSSSLKSTDGTGKVKASVMTPEQAMKQYMQKLTAFEHHEIFCYPEIYFLGPNAKKRQGVIGGPNNGGYDDDQGSYVQVPHDHIAYRYEVLKVIGKGSFGQVVKAYDHKMHQHVALKMVRNEKRFHRQAAEEIRILEHLRKQDKDNNMNVIHMLENFTFRSHICMTFELLSMNLYELIKKNKFQGFSLPLVRKFAHSILQCLDALHKNRIIHCDLKPENILLKQQGRSGIKVIDFGSSCYEHQRVYTYIQSRFYRAPEVILGARYGMPIDMWSLGCILAELLTGYPLLPGEDEGDQLACMIELLGMPSPKLLDSSKRAKNFVSSKGYPRYCTITTLSDGSVILNGGRSRRGKLRGPPESREWGNALKGCDDPLFLDFLKQCLEWDPAIRMTPSQALRHPWLRRRLPKPPTGEKASAKRITESTGAITSISKLPPTSSSASKLRTNLAQMTDANGNIQQRTVLPKLVS; encoded by the coding sequence ATGAATGAGCACCTCCATGTTGGTAGCCATGGACAAATCCAGGTTCAACAGCTGTTTGAAGATAACAGTAACAAGAGGACGGTTCTGACAACGCAGCCGAACGGACTTACAACGCTAGGCAAATCTGGATTGCCAGTGGTTCAGGACAGACAGTCAGAGAGTGCTCACAGACGACAAGGGAGCTCCAGCTCTTTAAAATCTACAGATGGAACAGGGAAGGTGAAAGCCTCCGTTATGACACCAGAGCAGGCAATGAAGCAATACATGCAAAAATTAACAGCTTTTGAGCATCACGAGAttttttgctaccctgaaaTATACTTTTTGGGTCCAAATGCAAAGAAGCGGCAAGGTGTGATTGGTGGTCCAAACAACGGCGGGTACGATGATGACCAGGGGTCTTACGTGCAAGTGCCCCACGATCATATTGCGTACAGATACGAAGTCCTGAAAGTTATAGGGAAAGGAAGCTTTGGGCAGGTGGTGAAGGCCTACGATCACAAGATGCATCAGCATGTGGCACTAAAAATGGTGAGAAATGAAAAGCGTTTCCACCGCCAAGCTGCGGAAGAAATTAGGATTCTGGAGCACCTCCGGAAACAAGATAAGGATAACAACATGAATGTTATTCACATGTTGGAAAACTTCACATTCCGCAGCCATATCTGCATGACATTTGAATTGCTGAGCATGAACCTGTAcgaattaataaagaaaaacaagtttcagGGCTTTAGCCTGCCTTTGGTCCGCAAGTTTGCCCACTCAATTTTACAGTGCTTGGATGCTTTGCACAAAAATAGAATCATTCACTGTGACCTTAAGCCTGAGAACATTCTGTTAAAGCAACAGGGTAGAAGTGGTATTAAAGTGATTGATTTTGGCTCAAGTTGTTACGAGCACCAGCGTGTCTACACTTACATTCAGTCGCGTTTTTACCGTGCGCCTGAAGTCATCCTTGGTGCTCGTTATGGGATGCCCATAGACATGTGGAGCTTGGGGTGTATTTTAGCAGAACTCCTCACCGGTTACCCACTTTTGCCTGGAGAAGATGAAGGAGACCAGCTGGCTTGTATGATCGAGCTATTGGGCATGCCTTCCCCAAAACTCCTGGATTCATCCAAGCGAGCCAAAAACTTTGTGAGCTCTAAGGGTTATCCCCGCTACTGCACCATCACAACCTTGTCTGATGGTTCTGTAATACTTAACGGTGGACGCTCTCGGAGGGGAAAACTACGCGGCCCGCCAGAGAGCAGAGAATGGGGTAATGCATTAAAGGGATGTGATGATCCCCTCTTCCTTGactttttaaaacagtgtttaGAATGGGATCCCGCTATCCGTATGACACCCAGCCAGGCTTTGCGGCATCCCTGGCTAAGGAGACGGTTGCCAAAGCCTCCAACTGGGGAGAAAGCCTCGGCAAAGAGAATTACAGAGAGCACTGGTGCTATAACATCGATTTCCAAGTTACCTCCGACTTCAAGCTCAGCTTCAAAACTGAGGACTAATTTGGCACAGATGACAGATGCCAATGGGAATATTCAGCAAAGAACAGTGTTGCCAAAACTCGTTAGCTGA